A genome region from Penicillium psychrofluorescens genome assembly, chromosome: 3 includes the following:
- a CDS encoding uncharacterized protein (ID:PFLUO_005534-T1.cds;~source:funannotate) codes for MRPSRPRGWYPLRSAALTRSYSGSSHQLPPWRPVSALDEWVERPIRPISLRQLTFFGRTLTEPRLISSANYVRTELPTRLAHRLRDIQQLPYVVVSNPHLSLVYELYYKAFEKFRVVPEICSLDDNDRLCDVLREMLKEHLVVIPNLAMGVLECRELVPPDEMDRFMNTLLRARISRRVIAEQHLALTETFNSPWHFPDSHERTDMNADFVGEVFLKCNAKEVVERCGQVAQDLMSQSSDSTKIPAITVKGHLEATFPYILSHLEYIVGELLRNSVQAVIEKYQHVAGPPPPIEVLICETPQHVIMRISDQGGGIPREILPYLWSFSKGPRTQTRLENLGQVPAMAATMQELQVSQERKHAGRDPFHEGSLDTLTSRPPNLRLGMGLPMSRVYAEYWAGSLELHSLEGYGVDAFLQISKLGNKNEQVTTRASIDAV; via the exons ATGCGACCCAGTCGTCCCCGAGGCTGGTACCCCCTGCGATCCGCTGCGCTGACTCGTTCCTACTCGGGCTCGTCTCATCAGctgccgccatggaggccCGTTTCCGCGTTGGATGA GTGGGTGGAGCGGCCAATCCGACCGATCAGTTTGCGCCAGTTGACCTTCTTCGGTCGCACCCTGACAGAGCCCCGACTCATTTCCTCGGCAAACTACGTGCGCACCGAGCTACCCACCCG CCTGGCCCATCGTCTCCGAGACATCCAACAGCTGCCCTATGTGGTGGTGTCCAACCCGCACCTCTCCCTGGTGTATGAACTCTACTACAAAGCATTCGAGAAGTTCCGAGTCGTTCCCGAGATCTGCAGCCTCGATGATAACGACCGGCTCTGCGATGTGCTGCGggagatgctcaaggagcATCTGGTGGTGATCCCGAACCTGGCCATGGGGGTGCTGGAGTGCCGCGAACTCGTTCCGCCTGATGAGATGGACCGGTTCATGAACACTCTATTGCGAGCG CGGATATCTCGCCGTGTGATTGCGGAACAGCATCTGGCCTTGACCGAAACCTTCAATTCGCCCTGGCATTTCCCGGACTCGCACGAACGAACCGATATGAATGCAGACTTTGTGGGCGAGGTGTTCTTGAAGTGCAATGCGAAAGAGGTGGTCGAGCGGTGCGGCCAGGTCGCCCAGGATCTGATGTCGCAGAGCTCCGATTCGACCAAAATCCCCGCCATCACCGTGAAAGGCCACCTGGAGGCGACCTTCCCATACATCTTGAGTCATCTCGAGTACATTGTGGGCGAACTGCTGCGCAACTCCGTGCAGGCCGTCATCGAGAAATACCAGCATGTAGCcgggccaccaccgcccattGAGGTGCTCATCTGCGAGACCCCTCAGCATGTGATCATGCGCATTTCCGACCAGGGAGGAGGCATCCCGCGTGAGATTCTGCCCTACCTGTGGTCCTTCAGCAAGGGGCCTCGCACGCAGACCCGGCTGGAGAACCTGGGCCAGGTGCCTGCGATGGCGGCCACCATGCAGGAGCTGCAGGTCTCGCAGGAGCGCAAGCATGCGGGCCGCGACCCCTTCCACGAAGGGTCGCTGGACACGCTGACGTCGAGGCCACCGAATCTGCGGCTGGGCATGGGCCTGCCGATGAGTCGGGTGTATGCCGAGTACTGGGCGGGCAGCTTGGAACTGCACAGTCTGGAGGGCTACGGGGTGGATGCGTTCCTGCAGATCTCCAAGCTGGGCAACAAGAATGAGCAGGTGACGACGCGGGCGAGCATTGATGCGGTCTGA
- a CDS encoding uncharacterized protein (ID:PFLUO_005533-T1.cds;~source:funannotate), giving the protein MAGTCSMLCLVIITLFIPPLGVFIISGCGVDFWINVLLTILGYFPGHIHAFYLEYVYYDRRQRDPLTRANQRPAPGVYSERIQNGGNASQQNYAPQPGYASQPEYAPQPQYAPQPGYAPQQNYAPEQHYASQPNYAPQQNYGTV; this is encoded by the exons atggccggTACTTGTTCTATGCTCTGCCTGGTGATCATCACCTTGTTCA TCCCGCCGCTCGGCGTCTTTATCATTTCCGGCTGCGGTGTTGATTTCTGGATCAACGTCCTCCTCACCATTCTCGG CTACTTCCCGGGCCACATCCACGCGTTCTACCTGGAATATGTCTACTAtgaccgccgccagcgcgaTCCTCTGACTCGTGCCAACCAACGCCCCGCACCGGGTGTGTACTCGGAACGTATTCAGAACGGAGGCAACGCCAGCCAGCAGAACTACGCCCCTCAGCCGGGCTACGCCAGCCAGCCGGAATACGCCCCTCAACCGCAGTACGCTCCTCAGCCGGGCTACGCACCTCAGCAGAACTACGCCCCTGAGCAGCACTACGCCAGCCAGCCGAACTACGCCCCTCAGCAGAACTACGGGACCGTGTAG